In Dyadobacter sp. NIV53, a single window of DNA contains:
- a CDS encoding (Fe-S)-binding protein — translation MAEVIYKVPTMAEMAASNETPEVLFWVGCAGSFDDRYKKVTVAFVKILNKAGVKFAVLGTEESCTGDPARRAGNEFTFQMLAMSNIQVLDMYGVKKIVTACPHCFNTLKNEYPELGGNYEVIHHSEYLQQLINEGRVRIEGGEAFKGRKITFHDSCYLGRANDIYEAPRHVLEALDADLVEMKRSKVKGLCCGAGGGQMFKEPEAGSKDINIERIEEALNTGADTIAVACPFCMVMMTDGIKNKEKEDSVKVYDLAELIAQSEGL, via the coding sequence ATGGCTGAGGTAATATATAAAGTGCCGACAATGGCAGAAATGGCTGCCAGCAACGAAACTCCCGAAGTGCTTTTCTGGGTTGGCTGTGCTGGTTCTTTTGATGACCGTTATAAAAAAGTTACTGTCGCGTTTGTGAAAATACTGAATAAAGCAGGCGTCAAATTTGCTGTTTTGGGTACCGAAGAAAGTTGCACGGGCGATCCTGCGCGGCGGGCGGGCAATGAATTTACTTTTCAGATGCTGGCAATGTCCAATATTCAGGTTTTGGATATGTATGGAGTTAAAAAAATCGTTACGGCTTGTCCGCATTGTTTTAATACACTAAAAAATGAATACCCTGAATTAGGTGGAAATTACGAAGTGATCCACCATTCGGAATACCTGCAGCAGCTGATTAATGAAGGGAGGGTCAGGATAGAAGGCGGTGAAGCATTCAAAGGCCGGAAAATTACTTTTCATGATTCGTGTTATCTGGGCCGTGCCAATGATATTTACGAAGCGCCTCGCCACGTTCTGGAAGCACTGGATGCTGATTTGGTAGAAATGAAAAGGAGTAAAGTGAAAGGCTTATGCTGCGGTGCAGGAGGTGGGCAAATGTTTAAAGAACCGGAAGCAGGAAGTAAGGACATTAATATTGAACGCATTGAAGAGGCACTGAATACAGGTGCTGATACTATTGCAGTCGCCTGCCCGTTTTGTATGGTAATGATGACGGATGGAATCAAAAACAAGGAAAAAGAAGATTCTGTAAAAGTCTATGACCTTGCAGAACTGATTGCGCAGTCAGAAGGTTTATAG
- a CDS encoding TonB-dependent receptor plug domain-containing protein has product MKKIFTIILCFNTFLAKAQSEKDSLKVATLQEVVITASRISENILVSPVSVQKVNRSAIALSPALSFFDGLENVQGVHMITPSLGFKVLNARGFSNTTNVRFAQLVDGMDVQSPHIGGAIGNSLGPTDLDIDNVEILPGTASALYGMNTVNGLANFFTKNPFTSEGFSIQQKTAVNHLNDRYSKAKPFTETTLRYAKILSEKWAFKINGAFTKGYDWIASDQTELNPNANSSTSLFGADNPAQDPVNSYGNESSDRKTITLGGKKYVVSRTGYQERDVVNYNLQNIKADAGIYYKIAPGAMLTYTYHFSLLDNVYQRANRFRLQDYLLQQHGLQYQSKSIQAKLYVNTENTGKSYNLRSMAENMDRSYRSDNIWYTDFTNGFNQSVSGGAIVTEALKQARVLADAGRYIPGTSAFNDQLKKLQDINNWDVGAALRVKASFVHAGSAGKSY; this is encoded by the coding sequence ATGAAGAAAATTTTTACGATCATTTTATGTTTTAATACTTTTCTTGCAAAGGCCCAAAGTGAAAAGGATTCACTTAAAGTTGCCACATTGCAGGAGGTGGTGATTACAGCGTCCAGAATAAGCGAAAATATCCTGGTTTCGCCTGTAAGTGTGCAGAAAGTAAACCGCTCTGCAATTGCTTTATCCCCGGCACTTTCTTTTTTTGACGGACTGGAAAATGTACAGGGTGTGCATATGATCACACCATCGCTGGGTTTCAAAGTGCTTAACGCACGGGGTTTTTCCAATACTACAAATGTTCGTTTTGCGCAATTGGTAGACGGTATGGATGTCCAGTCGCCGCATATAGGAGGTGCTATCGGTAATTCACTGGGCCCGACAGACCTGGATATTGATAATGTGGAAATTTTGCCTGGTACCGCATCAGCATTGTACGGAATGAATACAGTGAATGGGCTGGCCAATTTTTTTACAAAAAATCCATTTACTTCGGAAGGTTTTTCAATCCAGCAAAAAACGGCTGTCAACCATTTAAATGACCGGTATAGTAAAGCAAAGCCATTTACCGAAACGACATTACGCTATGCAAAAATATTATCAGAAAAGTGGGCATTTAAAATAAACGGAGCTTTTACCAAAGGTTACGACTGGATCGCATCAGACCAGACAGAATTAAATCCAAATGCTAACAGCAGTACCAGCTTGTTTGGAGCAGATAATCCTGCCCAGGATCCGGTAAATAGCTATGGCAACGAAAGCTCAGACAGAAAAACGATAACACTTGGGGGTAAAAAATATGTGGTTAGCCGTACAGGTTATCAGGAAAGAGATGTTGTAAATTATAATCTTCAAAATATAAAAGCTGACGCGGGTATATATTATAAAATTGCACCAGGTGCAATGCTCACCTACACCTATCATTTCAGCTTGCTGGATAATGTGTATCAGCGGGCCAACCGGTTTCGTTTGCAGGATTATTTATTGCAGCAGCATGGCCTGCAATATCAGTCCAAATCAATTCAGGCAAAGCTTTATGTTAATACAGAGAATACAGGGAAATCCTATAACCTGCGTTCTATGGCAGAAAACATGGATAGAAGTTATAGGTCGGACAATATATGGTATACAGATTTTACTAATGGATTTAATCAGTCTGTTTCTGGTGGAGCAATCGTAACTGAAGCATTAAAACAGGCGAGAGTACTTGCGGATGCAGGGCGTTACATTCCGGGCACTTCTGCTTTCAATGATCAGCTAAAAAAATTGCAGGATATCAACAACTGGGATGTTGGTGCGGCTCTTCGGGTAAAAGCAAGTTTTGTACATGCTGGAAGCGCAGGTAAATCTTACTGA
- a CDS encoding (Fe-S)-binding protein, producing MEIIQQIFFVVVLGIMGWLVFKRIHIIKNTIELGKSENRTDQPALRFFTMLRIAFGQKKMFDRPVVGLLHFAVYAGFLLINIEVLEIILDGILGQHRLFASFLGGFYSFLIGFFEFLAIAVLVACVIFLIRRSILKTERLQPSRHREMNGWPALDGKIILLFEIVLMIAILTMNVADTVLQEMGSPHYVITGDFAFSQFLKPLFTGWTENSLVVYERFAWWLHILGIFAFAVYVTYSKHLHIALAFPNTYFARLTPKGVMNNMPEITKEVKSMLGIDSDTGESVVPERFGAKDVADLSWKNLMDAYSCTECGRCTSACPANITGKKLSPRKIMMDTRDRLEDIGRIMQANDGKFVDDGKNLLGDYIIQEELLACTTCNACVQECPILINPLDIILQLRRYKVMDEAQAPGSWNAMFQNLDTNQAPWKFSPGDRLNWADELK from the coding sequence ATGGAAATTATTCAGCAAATCTTTTTTGTGGTTGTTCTCGGAATTATGGGATGGCTGGTTTTTAAGCGTATACATATTATTAAAAATACAATTGAGCTGGGTAAATCCGAAAACCGGACTGACCAGCCGGCATTGCGCTTTTTTACCATGCTTCGTATCGCTTTTGGCCAAAAGAAAATGTTTGACAGACCTGTCGTCGGATTGCTGCATTTTGCGGTATATGCCGGATTTTTGCTGATCAATATTGAAGTACTTGAAATTATCCTGGACGGGATTCTTGGACAGCACAGACTCTTCGCTTCATTTTTGGGTGGTTTTTATTCATTTCTAATTGGTTTTTTTGAATTTCTTGCAATAGCCGTGCTGGTGGCGTGTGTTATCTTTCTTATTCGTCGTAGTATTCTTAAAACAGAACGTTTGCAACCGTCGCGCCACAGAGAAATGAATGGCTGGCCTGCATTGGACGGAAAAATTATTCTCCTATTTGAGATTGTGCTCATGATTGCAATCCTGACGATGAACGTAGCAGATACAGTTTTACAAGAAATGGGGAGCCCGCATTATGTTATAACCGGAGATTTTGCATTTAGTCAGTTTTTAAAACCGTTGTTTACAGGATGGACCGAAAATTCATTGGTTGTGTATGAACGTTTTGCATGGTGGCTTCATATTCTGGGTATTTTTGCTTTTGCCGTATATGTCACTTATTCCAAGCATCTGCACATTGCCCTGGCTTTTCCCAATACTTACTTTGCCCGCCTTACTCCAAAAGGGGTAATGAACAACATGCCTGAAATTACAAAAGAGGTAAAGAGCATGCTCGGAATTGATTCTGATACCGGTGAAAGTGTAGTCCCTGAGCGTTTCGGCGCGAAAGACGTAGCAGATCTGAGCTGGAAAAATTTGATGGACGCTTATTCATGTACGGAATGTGGCCGTTGCACATCCGCATGTCCGGCAAATATTACGGGCAAAAAACTTTCTCCGCGAAAAATCATGATGGATACCCGCGACAGGCTGGAAGACATCGGCAGAATTATGCAGGCTAACGATGGGAAATTTGTAGATGATGGCAAAAATCTTTTGGGAGATTATATCATTCAGGAAGAACTTCTGGCCTGTACAACCTGTAATGCCTGTGTTCAGGAATGTCCGATTCTGATCAATCCGCTTGATATTATTTTACAACTGAGAAGATATAAAGTTATGGACGAGGCACAGGCTCCTGGCTCCTGGAATGCAATGTTCCAAAATCTGGATACAAACCAGGCACCATGGAAATTTTCACCCGGCGACCGATTGAACTGGGCTGATGAACTGAAGTAA
- a CDS encoding gliding motility lipoprotein GldH — translation MKVFQLIASLVLSVLLFGCDDSVVYKAHEDIKDGLWFIKNKPEFKVEIKDTTAQYNVYYLFRNTLQYPYYNLYLTRQLTGPDGKTISNALEELFVSSEITGKPYGKGLGDLFDHKVPFLKNYSFPHSGKYTFTLSQSMRQNPLPFVLSVGISVEKVRKGVK, via the coding sequence ATGAAAGTTTTTCAATTAATTGCTTCACTAGTTCTGTCTGTATTACTTTTTGGGTGCGACGACAGCGTGGTTTACAAAGCACATGAAGATATTAAAGATGGACTTTGGTTTATCAAAAACAAACCCGAATTTAAGGTTGAAATTAAAGATACAACAGCCCAATACAACGTTTATTACTTATTCCGCAATACACTGCAATACCCATATTACAACTTATATCTTACCCGGCAATTAACCGGACCGGATGGCAAAACGATTTCCAATGCTTTGGAAGAATTATTCGTTTCCAGTGAAATAACTGGTAAGCCATATGGCAAAGGTCTGGGAGATTTGTTTGACCACAAAGTACCTTTTCTGAAAAATTACAGTTTCCCCCACTCTGGAAAATATACGTTTACATTATCCCAATCCATGCGTCAAAATCCTCTTCCCTTTGTACTAAGTGTGGGAATCAGCGTGGAAAAAGTCCGGAAAGGAGTCAAATAG
- a CDS encoding TonB-dependent receptor domain-containing protein, giving the protein MLEAQVNLTESYLQSLKTKYDIDLLVGADHRTYIIVPDGNYFINPEMGKENKNINYGKTGGFVSINKGLLQNKLKLGVILRADKNDYFSTTFNPRLSAVYSPAYDHNIRVSFQSGYRFPSIFEAFSNVNSGGVKRVGGLPVMSSGIFENAWLATSITAFQQAVLADINQNGLLQAAAIEKNKGLLKKNPYSYVKPEHAQTWEAGYKGLFCDKKLYVNADMYLSRFNNFIAQANMNVPNSKDVALIPADLYDKTKQSPYRMYTNSQSVIYNYGFSVGLNYQLPKGLIIAANTTFAKLKNAEKQDGLEDGFNTPQWMYNVTASKKNLLENLDATLAYKWQSNYYSQTFLVNGNVPSYSSLDAQITYRLPEVKCNIKIGASNLLNHYYRSFLGGPSVGGMYYVTVGYGIK; this is encoded by the coding sequence ATGCTGGAAGCGCAGGTAAATCTTACTGAAAGTTATTTGCAGTCGTTAAAAACCAAATATGATATTGATCTGTTAGTGGGCGCCGACCACAGAACATATATCATTGTACCTGATGGAAATTACTTTATTAATCCTGAAATGGGAAAAGAAAACAAAAATATCAATTATGGGAAAACAGGTGGATTTGTTTCTATCAATAAAGGGTTACTCCAAAATAAGTTGAAATTGGGCGTTATTCTGCGGGCCGACAAAAACGATTATTTCTCCACAACGTTCAATCCCCGTTTATCGGCTGTATATAGTCCAGCTTACGATCATAACATCAGAGTGTCATTTCAAAGCGGATATCGTTTCCCAAGCATATTTGAAGCATTCAGCAATGTAAATAGTGGCGGTGTTAAACGTGTAGGAGGATTGCCTGTCATGTCTTCCGGTATTTTTGAGAACGCCTGGCTGGCTACATCTATTACGGCATTTCAGCAGGCGGTACTGGCTGATATTAATCAAAACGGGTTATTACAAGCCGCTGCTATTGAAAAAAATAAAGGATTGCTCAAGAAAAATCCTTATTCCTACGTAAAGCCGGAGCATGCGCAAACCTGGGAAGCAGGTTATAAAGGTCTTTTCTGTGATAAAAAATTATATGTAAATGCTGACATGTACCTGAGCAGGTTTAACAATTTTATCGCACAGGCCAATATGAATGTGCCCAATTCAAAGGATGTGGCTTTAATTCCTGCCGATTTGTACGATAAAACAAAACAATCACCTTACAGAATGTATACCAATTCGCAATCTGTTATTTATAACTACGGGTTTAGTGTAGGCCTGAATTACCAATTGCCAAAAGGCCTGATCATAGCAGCCAATACTACCTTTGCTAAACTTAAAAATGCAGAAAAGCAGGATGGTCTTGAAGATGGCTTTAATACACCGCAATGGATGTACAATGTAACTGCATCAAAGAAAAATTTACTGGAAAATCTGGATGCAACTCTGGCATATAAATGGCAATCGAATTATTATTCCCAAACGTTTTTGGTCAATGGTAATGTCCCTTCCTATTCAAGCCTGGATGCGCAGATTACTTATCGTCTGCCCGAGGTAAAATGTAACATCAAAATAGGCGCAAGTAATTTGCTCAACCATTATTACCGTTCATTTTTAGGTGGCCCGTCTGTTGGTGGTATGTATTATGTAACGGTGGGATATGGGATCAAGTAA
- a CDS encoding response regulator transcription factor produces the protein MSTAKTIHSIPKVLVVDDDSDIVELLEYNLIKEGYSVLTASNGKKAIEIAKTFLPDLILLDIMMPQLDGIETGRILRQNPDIKNTYILFLTARSEEYSEVAAFEVGADDYITKPIKPRALMSRINALFRREAQKADSGDQIEILDLVINRKNYTVTQGSDKSVVLPKKEFELLFFLAQTPNKVFNRDELLQKIWGADIYVLERTVDVHIRKLREKLGDSYIKTLKGVGYMFSNESE, from the coding sequence ATGAGCACTGCAAAAACTATACATTCTATTCCGAAAGTATTAGTAGTTGATGACGATTCAGATATTGTAGAACTTCTCGAATATAATCTTATAAAGGAAGGATATTCCGTTTTAACTGCCTCTAATGGTAAAAAAGCAATTGAAATTGCAAAAACATTTTTACCGGATTTAATTTTGCTAGATATTATGATGCCTCAGCTCGATGGTATCGAAACGGGCCGGATTTTACGACAGAACCCAGATATTAAAAATACCTACATACTTTTTCTTACTGCACGTTCGGAAGAGTATTCGGAAGTAGCAGCTTTTGAAGTTGGAGCAGATGATTATATCACAAAACCCATCAAACCACGTGCTTTGATGAGCCGTATCAATGCATTATTTCGCAGAGAAGCCCAAAAAGCTGACTCGGGAGATCAGATTGAAATTCTTGACCTGGTAATTAACCGCAAAAATTATACCGTTACGCAAGGCTCGGATAAGTCTGTTGTTCTTCCTAAAAAAGAATTTGAGCTGCTATTTTTTCTTGCCCAAACACCAAATAAGGTTTTCAACAGGGACGAGTTACTTCAAAAGATCTGGGGTGCCGATATTTATGTTCTGGAAAGAACCGTTGATGTGCATATCAGGAAACTGCGTGAAAAACTTGGTGACAGTTATATCAAAACCCTGAAAGGAGTTGGGTATATGTTTAGTAACGAAAGCGAATAA
- a CDS encoding porin family protein produces MHTINLRDLHHLHRSKVIIGTLLLLCTAMQEISAQGIGYKRKHLEYYDDKPIHYGILFAVPFTRFTLKHNNDFVTKDSAYLIQSPIKAAFRMGFTINAYLNDRFDIRTTPSVSLYERQVKFSYPDGTEKIEKRESTWIELPLLLKYKSQRRGNSRMYMIAGATVGIETNVKRSNGGGGTLATKSTDFTVDYGVGFEQFFEFFKFAPELRFSHGLTNVFRPVKGSVGSGLDKMTTHTVTLYLNFE; encoded by the coding sequence ATGCATACCATTAACCTTCGGGATTTGCACCATTTACACAGGTCAAAAGTAATTATTGGCACATTGCTGCTGTTATGTACAGCCATGCAGGAAATAAGTGCACAGGGTATAGGATACAAGCGGAAACATCTGGAATACTATGATGATAAGCCCATTCACTACGGGATTTTGTTTGCTGTTCCTTTTACCCGTTTTACACTGAAACATAATAATGATTTTGTAACAAAGGATTCAGCCTATTTGATACAGTCTCCGATAAAGGCTGCTTTTCGCATGGGTTTTACCATCAATGCGTATTTAAATGATCGTTTCGATATCAGGACTACACCATCCGTTTCTTTATACGAACGTCAGGTAAAATTCAGCTATCCGGATGGAACCGAAAAAATAGAAAAAAGGGAATCGACGTGGATAGAATTGCCGTTGTTATTGAAATATAAATCACAACGCCGGGGAAATTCCAGAATGTACATGATTGCAGGTGCGACAGTAGGAATCGAAACCAATGTAAAACGCAGCAATGGAGGAGGAGGAACACTGGCCACAAAATCGACTGATTTCACCGTAGATTATGGCGTAGGATTCGAACAGTTTTTTGAATTTTTCAAATTCGCACCAGAATTACGTTTTTCTCATGGACTCACAAATGTTTTTCGGCCCGTAAAAGGATCAGTAGGATCAGGGCTTGATAAAATGACAACACACACCGTTACGCTCTATTTAAACTTCGAATAA
- the ubiE gene encoding bifunctional demethylmenaquinone methyltransferase/2-methoxy-6-polyprenyl-1,4-benzoquinol methylase UbiE: MSVVPYKDKDGSKKEQVTAMFDNISPKYDLLNHVLSGGVDIYWRKRAIKLLCKQQPKVILDIASGTGDFAIEALSLHPQKIIGVDISEGMLAVGREKIKKLGKQDIITLQSGDSESLNFTDNYFDAVIVSFGVRNFQNLLAGLTEMNRVMKSDGTCVVVEFSKPRSFPFKQLYNFYFKYILPLIGKTVSKDSSAYTYLPESVQAFPDGEAFLEIFKKAGFKNTKCIPLTFGICTIYTGQK, from the coding sequence ATGAGCGTAGTACCATATAAAGACAAAGACGGCAGTAAGAAGGAGCAGGTAACCGCGATGTTTGATAATATTTCGCCTAAATACGATTTGCTTAATCATGTATTAAGTGGCGGTGTGGATATTTACTGGCGCAAACGGGCGATAAAGCTGTTATGCAAGCAGCAACCAAAAGTGATTCTGGACATTGCAAGTGGTACAGGAGATTTTGCAATCGAGGCTTTATCGCTTCATCCCCAAAAAATCATTGGTGTAGACATATCCGAGGGAATGCTTGCCGTGGGCCGGGAGAAAATCAAAAAGCTGGGAAAGCAGGATATTATTACGCTGCAAAGTGGTGATTCCGAAAGTTTAAACTTTACGGACAATTATTTTGACGCAGTTATCGTTTCGTTTGGAGTAAGAAACTTTCAAAATCTGTTAGCCGGACTTACTGAAATGAACCGCGTGATGAAGTCAGACGGAACATGTGTAGTTGTGGAATTCTCTAAACCACGCAGTTTTCCGTTTAAACAGTTGTATAATTTTTATTTCAAATACATATTACCATTAATAGGAAAAACCGTTTCGAAGGATAGCTCTGCTTATACGTATCTGCCCGAATCTGTTCAGGCGTTTCCGGACGGAGAAGCTTTCCTTGAAATATTTAAAAAAGCAGGTTTTAAAAACACCAAATGCATACCATTAACCTTCGGGATTTGCACCATTTACACAGGTCAAAAGTAA
- a CDS encoding AsmA-like C-terminal region-containing protein: protein MNFEAKKIAVDNALPLLNTKARLQIDSIGIHTEVDTEVKIEGQLSEKIPRVDVHFKTVPFEYNLPVGTLRNVKTDGNYTNQGDTSRVPSVYNARLTAPNVTGQFETIPFNFALTINNFRNPMAIFDGTIQADSTNLNSLFDPARYRFKNGKAKIDFHFNGSLKAFYNPKSDQFNGKLWGKASLQNISMDYLPRQVHLKKIAGEFVFNEKALVIPKLSLSDGQNMLFINGKVVDLIPYLFGSPKPLRAAVNVNIPSWKLNWLETLLAPRAQVVNKRKKKLKLSDLLDNAIDNIEITAKLNSNQLKYKNFQATKVKGEFTVKDNSMRIEYFLMNAFKGGQLRISGEMNNSGANQLPHVVVKGKITNADVQTVFYSFENFGQKTITDQNLKGKLNTDFSFETRLNNNVRIVPSSMKGLLNINLTDGYINNFEPFLKMKRLVFKRRNFESVQFAPIKNTFKLSGEEIEIAPMEIESNVITLFIDGIYSFGKKTDINIQIPLSNLKRRDSTYVLDPNNPEKREGSKIFLRAIDENGEVNIKLAFRKKKDKNKEKER from the coding sequence ATGAATTTTGAAGCAAAAAAAATCGCAGTCGATAACGCACTTCCATTGCTGAACACGAAAGCCAGGTTGCAGATTGATTCCATCGGCATTCATACAGAAGTTGATACAGAGGTTAAAATCGAAGGACAGTTATCAGAAAAAATACCGAGAGTAGACGTTCATTTTAAAACAGTACCATTTGAATATAATTTGCCGGTTGGAACGTTGAGAAATGTAAAGACAGACGGGAATTACACCAATCAGGGTGATACGAGCAGAGTTCCCAGCGTATATAATGCACGTTTAACAGCACCCAATGTAACCGGACAATTTGAAACAATACCATTCAACTTTGCTTTGACGATTAACAATTTCAGAAATCCGATGGCTATTTTTGATGGTACTATCCAGGCCGATTCAACTAATTTAAACTCTTTATTTGACCCCGCCCGATATCGTTTTAAGAATGGAAAAGCTAAAATTGATTTTCATTTTAATGGAAGTCTGAAAGCATTTTATAATCCCAAAAGTGACCAGTTTAACGGGAAATTGTGGGGCAAAGCATCATTGCAGAATATTTCTATGGATTATCTGCCTCGTCAGGTGCATCTGAAAAAAATAGCAGGAGAATTTGTGTTTAATGAAAAAGCATTGGTTATTCCAAAACTGAGCCTTTCTGACGGCCAGAATATGCTTTTTATCAACGGGAAAGTAGTGGATCTGATACCCTATTTATTTGGTTCTCCCAAACCTCTCCGCGCGGCGGTAAATGTGAATATTCCATCCTGGAAGTTAAACTGGCTTGAAACCTTACTCGCACCAAGAGCGCAAGTAGTAAACAAACGCAAAAAGAAACTCAAACTTTCGGATCTACTCGACAATGCGATTGATAATATAGAAATAACTGCCAAACTGAATTCTAATCAATTGAAATACAAAAACTTCCAGGCAACTAAGGTTAAAGGAGAGTTTACTGTAAAGGATAATTCGATGCGTATTGAATATTTCCTGATGAATGCGTTTAAAGGCGGACAATTGAGAATATCCGGAGAAATGAATAATTCCGGGGCAAATCAATTACCGCATGTTGTGGTGAAAGGGAAAATAACGAATGCAGATGTACAAACAGTTTTCTATTCTTTTGAGAATTTTGGACAAAAAACCATTACTGATCAGAATTTAAAAGGAAAGTTAAACACGGATTTTAGTTTTGAGACACGGCTGAATAATAATGTCAGAATTGTTCCTTCTTCCATGAAAGGGTTGTTAAATATTAATCTTACAGATGGTTATATCAATAATTTTGAGCCATTTCTGAAAATGAAAAGGCTGGTATTCAAACGGCGTAACTTTGAAAGTGTCCAGTTTGCACCGATAAAAAATACATTTAAACTAAGTGGTGAAGAGATTGAAATAGCTCCAATGGAAATTGAGTCCAATGTAATCACGCTATTTATTGACGGGATTTACAGCTTTGGTAAAAAGACTGACATTAACATTCAGATTCCGCTGAGTAACCTGAAAAGAAGGGATTCAACTTACGTTCTTGATCCTAATAATCCTGAAAAACGCGAAGGTTCCAAGATTTTCCTGAGAGCGATTGATGAAAACGGTGAAGTTAATATCAAGCTGGCTTTCAGGAAGAAAAAAGATAAGAATAAGGAAAAAGAACGTTAA